The following is a genomic window from Cygnus olor isolate bCygOlo1 chromosome 11, bCygOlo1.pri.v2, whole genome shotgun sequence.
GCTTTATGGGAAAGGAAGGTCTTATGGGAAGAATGGCCTTGTTGGCATGCTGTGGCTTGGCCAGCTGAGACCACTTTTGCGAAGCAGCATGTCTTCAGAGGGGATGCTTTGCACAGTCGCTGTTATCTATGGGGTAATATGGcaagaaacaaatgtttccCCATAGCCAGTGAGAAATTTTGGCTTTCAAAACTTGGGCTTTGAATTTCTACAGACAAATATTTGGATCTTTCTTTAATATGGGAAACAAGAAGTCCAAATCAGCCTGGCTGAGCAATTAGTGCATTGGGAAGCCAAGCTGTCCCATGCCGCGGTCCAGTGGTTGGTCTCCTCAGTGCTGCCAAACTGTGAtatccttattttaaaatctgcctAAACAGAATACCTGGGGCACCAGCAAACAAAGCAAGGAGCAAAGTAGtaaacacatattttttttgtttgttttgtttgtatgtttgtttcttttctttccttaaacacttaaaaaccAATTACATCTCTTCATCTGTACAGTCACACGAGATCAATGCCAGGGCTCTATATATTAAAGAGACAATATAAATTACATCCATTGACacaattttgcatttctctgctgctttacaAATGGAGCTCTAGAGCTGTTAGGACACAATGAATAGTCACATTGAGTATTTACACCAGGCTGCCTCTTGGCACCAGTTCAGACTGCCAAATGTAGCCTATTCCCACCTCTTTTGGTGCTAGCTTGTCTTGTCATGCCCAGAGACCTCCCTTGAGCAGGAGGTTCCCCCAAGGGTGACACATGTTTTGGGGTTGAGTTCTGGGAAAGTCCCCCtgaggaaaggaggggaaatcCATAAAGAGGTCTCCAAGATGCAGACCAAAGGTGGTCTCGCTGTTTGTTCAGTGAGCAATGAGGTGAACCACAGAGGAACACGGAGAGGAAGAGGTTGGGCAGCACAACATGGTAGGGAAGGGAGATTATCAATGATTTTGAGGCAGGGAACAGCTATGTGGGGGTTGtcgggggtggggtgggggggggtggggggcctCTGCTGCATCCTGTCTCCTGGCTGGATTTCTAACATTGCCCCATTCCAGAGTCAAGCCCAGAAGGGCTTAAGGTGCAACGGGTCTGCAATGGGGTTGCGAGTCACGGCCCCAGGATGAGGAGCAAAGCAGAGACCtagcagcaaacaaacagaGAGGGACGGTCCTGCTCCAGGACCTGGCTGATCCGTGGGCAGGCAAGGGGTTGTGGGGCTTGAGGGGGTACAGAGGGGGTCTCCCACTGAGCAGCCTCCCCACTGCCAGTTTAGGGGAGTAAGTGGCACAAGGAGCTCGTCCGTCGCCAGGCAGAAGTTAAGAAATCACTTGAATACTGGCCAGGTTTCTCCTGTCGCAATCAAGAGTCCTCAGTGGGTCTGGGCAGAGACAAGGGAGCCAGAAATAGAACTATGGAGTGAATCAGCTGAAAGAAGTGGCTAAAATTGGAGATGCCCTTTGAACCACAGAGAACACAAGCCGAAGCTTGAGGAACATGTCCTCCTTCCACCCAGAAGGTGCCTCGTTCCTCTCTGTGGCCAGCCCCACTGTTTCAGCCCCTACCTGCTGCTTTGCATCGCCTCCTGCAGCGATGGGGCTGTGTGACTATGCACAGCCCAAAAAACGGAGCCCAGCCCCGTCATGCTCACGGCTCCCTAACACAAAGCCACGTTCACACATGCCAACATCACAGTCACCACGAGCATTCTCGGGACCATAGGGGTGCTGTGCAAGGTGGGGGATCCCCAGCACCCACACtacggggaggaggaggatgaggatgatGGGAGGTGAGGAAGGACCACTCGAGGTGCAGTCCAGCAAAATCTCCCAACTGGTCCTGGGAGCATCACGTTCCTCCAAGAACAAGAGCTGGGGAGGACCAGGTGCTGGAGAGAGGGGCTGAGATCTGAGGACGATCCTCTCGCTCCTCACCGGATCCCCTTTCCAACCTCTCCTCATCCGGCGCTGCTGTCTTGTCCCtcatcccctcctgctcccctttcCCCACAGTGCGAGGGAGCAAACCTCTATAACAAACCCAGCCAACACTGACTCAAACACAGCAGTGCAACccagagggcaggaggggcccGGGGGAGCCCCGAGGGAGCCGCGTTGCCCGGGGCTAGGTCCCGTGTCCTTTCATAGAGGTGCAATTTGTCTTTGTTGGAGTGAAGCATCTTCACGTCCTCAAAGGCGTAATAAGCAGCCAGCATGAAGTTGACGTCCCCCGTGGTCAGGAGGTCGAAGACGCAGGACTGGAAGTAGAGGTCCTCTACGGGCAGCTTTTCCCTGCACTTGGCTGTGGCCGATTCGTACGTGAAAGCCTCGGGGGGGGCCTGCAGGCTGGGCCCCTTCCTGCGAGTGCGGCCCTCGGCAGCCTGAGCCGAGCGGAAGGTCTGGAAGTCAATCTGTTGGTTGAGCGGACAACCGCGGAGGCACAGGTAGAGGCCCTGACTGTCCCGGTCCTCCACGGCGTTGACCACCTCCTCTGGCATGCGCACGGCGAAGGTGAGGTAGCGGCCCACCTGCCTCACCACGATGGTGGTGCCGATGTACTTTGCCTGGATCTCGATGTGCTGCCCCGACACCTTCTCGGTGATCTTGAGGCTGTTGGCTCCGTGCTTGTCCCCACCGTTCTTGGAGCCATCAGCAAAGGCAGCGGGGAGCTCGTCCATCTCCGCCTGGTACACTTTCTGGTCCACGCACTCCTGGAAGCTCTTGAAAATGATGGTGAGCTGGCGGGGGGaggaatggaggaaaaaaaggcagagggtTACAACCAGTGCTGACCACCCAAAAGCATACAGACAACAGCAGGATCAATGTGGGCGGTGGAAGAGCTGTCTGCTCAACCCAGCTAGGAGCATGGCCTAGCTCATGGGTAAACACTTCTTCCTAAGAAGCTGCTCCAAATTTTATACACCCATACTGCTGGCTGCCCCAGCTCTTAGGCACTTAGACATGGTCATCCTGCTTCAAAGCTGAGGACACCATGCGTGGAGGCAAGACCCAGAGGCTGGACGTGATGTCCCACTTGGATCTGTGCTGTTATCAGCAGGCCCAACACAGCAGCTCCCATGCAGCTGGGGCTGGTTGGATTATCGCTAGTCGCAGGCTTGTGGTGGCATGCTGGTGCACGCAGCGCCGTCTTGCCTCCAGGGCCTGGCAGCCAGCGGAGGGGGACGAGCCCTGACTCCTGTAGGTGGTGGAGCTTCTCTGGCTCCCATGGTATTTACATCCCACAGGcccagcctcctcccctccctggcTGTTTGTGAACCAACAGGGTCTTCTCCTCTGCCCCCCGGGCCATGTTGTGCTCCATCTCAACCACGCAGACCCACGTGCATTCAGGATGTTCAAGTGGGCAGGCTCTCCTGGAAGCGATGCAGGTGCAGACTGAGCCCAACATCCTCCCCACCATCAACCGGTTCAAACCTGGGTCCCTTGCTGAAGAAACCACCTcacagcccttcctcctcccttgcCAACCTGGTGTTGGGGGGAAGGCCTGACAcggaggaggaaaagcagagtttGCACCTCTTTCCATGAGGGAGGAGTGGGAAGGGGGACACCCCCCATGAAGGAGCAGACTGAgacccagctgctgtgtggggAACGGGGCAGGGCCGGAGGAGaggcagctcccgcagccgcgTGGCAGACAGGCTGAGGACAGGGtacaaaggggaaaatggagGCACCCCAAGGCCTGGGCTGAGCACGGTGGTGGCTCCAGAACTGCTCCCAACAGGAACCCAGAGGCCTGGCAATGTCCCTCTCTCCCAGCACTCCTCCACTGAGCACACAGACActcccagccccacggcagccCTGCTGTCGCCTCCTCAGCCATGTCCTGAGGCACCACCTTGCCCTGGCCTTCAGGTTGCACTACTCCTCCCAGAGACCTTCTCCAGTTTCGGCCCTGTATCTGCCTGAAGGAATAAGGGTAAGGTCAGAGACTCTcaagcagaaacacaaagagcCCCTTGGACCAAGAGGCTCCTGTCCTTTCCAGCAGCACATGGTCCTCTAGCAGCAACCCAGTAATGCTTCCCATAGCTCGTGCTGCAGATCTCGTGACTAATCTCTCCTCACCACAAGCCTGTGAGGCAGAAAAAGGGCTCAATTAAAGTGGCGATCTTGGGTTCCAGCCTAGGAATCGTAGGTCCCTGTGTCCTTAAGGGACCGCCTCCCTCAAGTCAGACTTATTTGCAAGGCATTGGCAGGTTTTGAATGCACTTTGGTAGGTAAGGAGTTTAGAGCATCAGGTTTATCTAAGGAAGTTTATTAGGGATAtgtcaaaagcaaaatgtcagcTCCAGCTCAGGCTGAAATGGTCACGGCCAGAGCCGAGAAGCGGTGGCCCTGGGAACTGCATGGCCTGTCATGCTCATGCTACTCAGCTCTCTCCTAGCTCAGGGACCGGCAGGTCTCCCAGGCACTGTGGGACAGGACACCTTCCAAGAGCTAGACGCTTCCTCCTGAGCCTCCCATAGTTTGGCACAAGAAGTGGCTTCAGCTTTAGAGCACATGCACCACAGGGCAACGTGACAGCATGTCAGCTGCAGGTCTCTCTTGACCCCGAGGCTGTGTCACACAAGTCCTGCTGTGTCACAACAGCGTGTTTGCCCTTGGGTTTTCTCAGTGTTCACTCTGTTCCTCTGGGATGTTTACTCAGGCTGTCACAGCACTGCCAGAGCAGACTGTACCCCGCAAAATGCCACAATCTGGCTGCAAACCAGAGAGACAATTACAAGCCTAGGCAGCGGgaaggcagctggaggagctcagctccctgcttgGATCTCAGATGTCCTCCGTAAGTGCTGCCATCATTCCTGGTCTGTCTGTGCACCTGGAGTTGCCCAGGTGGGAGCCCTCTTAATTTGCTACCCCCCTCTTTTGGCCATGATTGCCTTCTGAACTGCAGCATCTGAGCCTGATAACCATGATGGGGCTGGGCATGCCCAGGAAGAAACCGTGGGCATTTAAATACAAGTGGGGACAGATTTTATAGCTAAATGCTCATGTTCAGAGGGGCTTCTATCCACTCTCATCCTCCTCAGGGAGATGTGCAGATGGTGGAAGAGACTGATGGTGGAAAGAAGGGGCATGCAAAAGCACCCCCACCCCTGCTCACAAGGCTGTGCCCAAGGCTCACCTTGCTGGTGGCGGTGGCCGAGGAGCCAGGCAGCACCGGCGTATTGGTGACCTGGACGTTCAGGTAGTTATTGTCTATGAGCGGCCAGGCCCCTTGCACCTTGCAGGTCTGGAAGGTGTCCGTGAAAGTCCTGAGGTGGGGGTCCCCGAAGAGCCCGCAGTGAGTATAGTTGGGGGCGGCCGAGTGCTTGTGAAAGCTCTTCTCATAGTGGCAGATTTCGGGGCTGTCGGAGCGCTCCTGGCTGTCCCCGGGGGGCAATGTCCGGAGGCGGGGTTGGGACGTGGGGCCATCCTTGGAGCAGTTGTGCTGCACCATGAGATCGTCTATGCCATGCACGGCCGAGTGGTAGGCCAGGTCGCCCCTGCAGGTGCGGGCGGTGCGGCGGGTGCAGTGCGCGTAGGCGCGCAGCGCCGTGCAGAACTCGGGGGCCTCCTCCGCGCCCAGGTGGTGGGAGCCCGACGTGGCCGCCCAGAACTCAGAGTTGCACTTGAGGATCTTGCATGGAGACGTCACTGCGGGGAAGGGGGAAGCGGGGCGGGAGGAAAACACGAAGTGGTCAATGCTTGAGTTACCAACTCTATCCCCACCAAAAAGCTGGTGTCCCCCTCCCGCAGCCCGACCTCCTGACGTTGGCCGCAGTGCATGATGCGACCTCGCTCACCAGATGTGACCCTCTCACATGACCCGGCTCTTACGTGAGGCTCTCAAAGCCAAGGAAACCAACAGGATCTGCCCCAATTTAAGGCAAGAAGGGAAAGAGCAACCAGCCTTTAGATGAATGCTCCTCAGGGGAAAACCAgggtggggaagaaagggaTGTATTCATTAATGAGATAAGGCCGGGTCATTAATGTGGTGGGATATGGAATGGGGTTATTAATGTGGTGGGAGATGCAATGGCatttttttatgcctttttagGGCTTGACACTGAAAACTGTGAATTACTGTGTGTTTAGCTTTATTTCCACCGTGGCAAATATCTGTGTGCCTTCCTATTTCTCCTCCGGGAGCTTGGGGAGACCCCTGGGAGCCCCTCTCCTGGAGTATCCCACACGACACCGCGCGCTGCACCCCATGGGTGCTTGGGGAGCCCAGGGACGAGGCGGGAGGCTCGTTCCCTGCCATGGCCCGTGGGGAGAGAACAAGAGGCTGACGCAGAGGAGAAAAACCGGCACAGCAGGGTGCAGGGTGCCAGCCTCCCCGCTCGCCTGCCTGCCTTTCTCCAGATGGAGAAGccaaaggcagcagagctctgctgggctcAGTACTTGCTGGCAAGCcggaggaaagcaaaggaaatttgGATcctgagtttttatttttttgcctttttccctccccagtgCCTATTCCCCAGGGCTGTGTGGCTTCCCTGGAGTAGAGTTGAAAGCAGCTGTGCAGAAGCACATGGCCTCCATTGAACGTCGCACAGACACTGCTCTCTGCCTGTGCCAATTTGGAGCCCTGCTGGGTGAACCCGGGCTCACACCACTTAAAATTCAtggtgttttccttcctctcctcttaaTCAACCCCTTCAGAAGGCTTGGAGACTGGATGGGATCAGGCACAAAAGGCAGCGGAGCAACAAGAGAAAAAGCCCCACCATTTCCAGATGCTTTTGCGGTGCCTTGTGCAGGCATACACGTATATTCCTGTCTCGGCATTTGTTTAGAAGGAGGCTGGCAATGTATCTGtgccaaaataatttcagatttctttaaagagaaagtTACAGAACCCAGCATTGTTGCAGGGAAAACGGTGTTTTAGTTTCAAACATTGCAGTGCTGGAAACCTAAACATAGCTGGTGCTGGAAAATCAGGAGGGCAGACCAAGGCTGTAAAATGCTCAGCAGTCCAGCTTTAAGGAAGCCtgtctcctctttccttccatgAAGAGTGAAGTGCAAATAGGAAACGGTGACAGGTTCCTCACAGTTTCAAAATACGTGCTTAATAAACGCAGATGCTAGCAACAGCTCCGAGAACCCAGGAGCAGTTTCATCTTGGCAGAGTCCAATTTAAACCTGCAAGAATTTAAACCTTTGCGTCCTGCTTTCACTTGCCATCAGCCGGAGGTGACCTGATAACAAGCCTTTGACCTCGGACAGGGGTCGGCATTTCTGCTAAGCCTTCTGCATTTATGGGCTGGATTTAGAAGAATTTATAATTTCATGTCCCTCCCTTCTGAGCCCTGAGCGTTTGGATTTCCACCAAGGACACTTTGCTTATCAGTGGGCCATCACTGCCAGCTGACTTGCAGTGCAGTGCATCGCTCGGTGTTTTTCCTGGATGAGAGATGGTTGGGAACGGCTTGTTACCCACAGACACAAAAGCCTGGATCCTCAGTGCTAAGCACCTTGGTTCCAAAGGATATACATCCGCACGTGGCTGCTATAGCTAGCACAGTGCCTAAatgcagcaggagaaggaaaggagggtATTCAAGGCAGCTCTCTGAGGAACGGCGGCGTTAATGCAGGCGATCTCACGCATGCCACAGTTTTGGTGAAGCCATTGGAGCGATGGCAACAAGTCAGTTTGCTGGCATGGGGAGTGCAAGCAGGATGGATGTGGGTTTACTGGGGTGTGAAATAAGGAAATTGCATCTCTGCTGAGAGACTCGCAGCACGGCTTTGCAGATCCTCCAGGACCCTCCAGGTGGAA
Proteins encoded in this region:
- the RGMA gene encoding repulsive guidance molecule A, whose product is MRPLRERIVVKARAGWMGMGRGAGSTALGLFQILPVFLCIFPSVTSPCKILKCNSEFWAATSGSHHLGAEEAPEFCTALRAYAHCTRRTARTCRGDLAYHSAVHGIDDLMVQHNCSKDGPTSQPRLRTLPPGDSQERSDSPEICHYEKSFHKHSAAPNYTHCGLFGDPHLRTFTDTFQTCKVQGAWPLIDNNYLNVQVTNTPVLPGSSATATSKLTIIFKSFQECVDQKVYQAEMDELPAAFADGSKNGGDKHGANSLKITEKVSGQHIEIQAKYIGTTIVVRQVGRYLTFAVRMPEEVVNAVEDRDSQGLYLCLRGCPLNQQIDFQTFRSAQAAEGRTRRKGPSLQAPPEAFTYESATAKCREKLPVEDLYFQSCVFDLLTTGDVNFMLAAYYAFEDVKMLHSNKDKLHLYERTRDLAPGNAAPSGLPRAPPALWVALLCLSQCWLGLL